In one window of Mauremys reevesii isolate NIE-2019 linkage group 22, ASM1616193v1, whole genome shotgun sequence DNA:
- the LOC120388113 gene encoding serine/threonine-protein kinase SBK2-like isoform X2 encodes MALKFIEKRDTELRDFLSEYCIALILAAHPCIASALGIAFQTKHHYVFAQELAPARDLFSLLQPQVGFGIAELQVKRCALQLASALEFMGAKGLVHRDVKPENVLLLDPECRRVKLTDFGLSCPQGTAIEALPENLPYTAPELCRLGPSARLPAQPSLDAWALGVLLFCVLTGFFPWHTAADRHYRDFERWHRSPRVRPCPPHWGRFTYEAREMLRGLLHPDPVQRSPAGIAMAHVKGPWLEPKEPGAARADRTLLRSSHCR; translated from the exons ATGGCGTTGAAGTTCATTGAGAAGCGGGACACTGAGCTGCGGGACTTCCTGAGTGAGTACTGCATCGCGCTGATCCTGGCCGCCCACCCCTGCATCGCCAGCGCCCTGGGTATCGCCTTCCAGACCAAGCACCACTATGTCTTCGCGCAGGAGCTCGCCCCTGCAAGGGACCtcttctctctgctgcagccaCAG GTGGGGTTCGGGATCGCGGAGCTGCAGGTCAAGCGCTGTGCTCTGCAGCTCGCCAGCGCCCTGGAGTTCATGGGGGCCAAGGGGCTGGTTCACCGCGACGTCAAGCCTGAGAACGTGCTGCTGCTCGACCCTGAGTGCCGGCGTGTCAAGCTGACCGACTTCGGGCTGAGCTGCCCGCAGGGCACTGCCATCGAGGCCCTGCCTGAGAACCTGCCCTACACGGCACCCGAGCTGTGCCGCCTGGGGCCCTCGGCTCGCctgccggcccagcccagcctggacgCCTGGGCACTGGGCGTGCTGCTCTTCTGCGTGCTGACCGGCTTCTTCCCCTGGCACACGGCCGCCGACCGGCACTACCGGGACTTTGAGCGCTGGCATCGCAGCCCCCGCGTCCGCCCGTGCCCACCCCACTGGGGACGCTTCACCTACGAGGCCCGGGAGATGCTGCGGGGGctgctgcaccccgaccccgTCCAGCGCAGCCCAGCCGGCATTGCCATGGCCCACGTCAAGGGCCCCTGGCTGGAGCCCAAGGAGCCGGGCGCTGCCCGCGCGGACAGGACTCTGCTGAGGAGCAGCCATTGCCGCTGA
- the LOC120388113 gene encoding serine/threonine-protein kinase SBK2-like isoform X1: MTLPTPWGAEQQLEEMMELTAQNLPWLEVTQSYTILRELGSGSYGHVLLAVHQRQGSPMALKFIEKRDTELRDFLSEYCIALILAAHPCIASALGIAFQTKHHYVFAQELAPARDLFSLLQPQVGFGIAELQVKRCALQLASALEFMGAKGLVHRDVKPENVLLLDPECRRVKLTDFGLSCPQGTAIEALPENLPYTAPELCRLGPSARLPAQPSLDAWALGVLLFCVLTGFFPWHTAADRHYRDFERWHRSPRVRPCPPHWGRFTYEAREMLRGLLHPDPVQRSPAGIAMAHVKGPWLEPKEPGAARADRTLLRSSHCR, encoded by the exons ATGACCCTGCCCACACCGTGGGGCGCggagcagcagctggaggagatGATGGAGCTGACGGCGCAGAACCTGCCCTGGCTGGAGGTCACCCAGTCGTACACCATCCTGAGGGAGCTGGGCAGCGGCTCCTATGGCCACGTACTGCTGGCCGTGCACCAGCGGCAAG gcaGCCCGATGGCGTTGAAGTTCATTGAGAAGCGGGACACTGAGCTGCGGGACTTCCTGAGTGAGTACTGCATCGCGCTGATCCTGGCCGCCCACCCCTGCATCGCCAGCGCCCTGGGTATCGCCTTCCAGACCAAGCACCACTATGTCTTCGCGCAGGAGCTCGCCCCTGCAAGGGACCtcttctctctgctgcagccaCAG GTGGGGTTCGGGATCGCGGAGCTGCAGGTCAAGCGCTGTGCTCTGCAGCTCGCCAGCGCCCTGGAGTTCATGGGGGCCAAGGGGCTGGTTCACCGCGACGTCAAGCCTGAGAACGTGCTGCTGCTCGACCCTGAGTGCCGGCGTGTCAAGCTGACCGACTTCGGGCTGAGCTGCCCGCAGGGCACTGCCATCGAGGCCCTGCCTGAGAACCTGCCCTACACGGCACCCGAGCTGTGCCGCCTGGGGCCCTCGGCTCGCctgccggcccagcccagcctggacgCCTGGGCACTGGGCGTGCTGCTCTTCTGCGTGCTGACCGGCTTCTTCCCCTGGCACACGGCCGCCGACCGGCACTACCGGGACTTTGAGCGCTGGCATCGCAGCCCCCGCGTCCGCCCGTGCCCACCCCACTGGGGACGCTTCACCTACGAGGCCCGGGAGATGCTGCGGGGGctgctgcaccccgaccccgTCCAGCGCAGCCCAGCCGGCATTGCCATGGCCCACGTCAAGGGCCCCTGGCTGGAGCCCAAGGAGCCGGGCGCTGCCCGCGCGGACAGGACTCTGCTGAGGAGCAGCCATTGCCGCTGA